A stretch of the Nitrospinota bacterium genome encodes the following:
- a CDS encoding TIGR00282 family metallophosphoesterase, with the protein MKILVVGDIFGKVGRRILKTSLGNLSAMTKADFVIANAENLAGGFGFTREILPEVFSAGVDAVTTGNHVWDKKEALDIVKMDSRVLRPANYPPTAPGRGSAVFTTKSGAKLGVLNLMGRVYMDALDCPFRRADEELEKLRKETNLIIVDMHAEATSEKMAMGYYLDGRVSAVLGTHTHVQTADEKLLPRGTAYISDVGMTGPSHSIIGVRVDIILKRFLQKLPEKFEEAHGPGQLNAVILEIDDTTGLAKGIKRIQTEDGAV; encoded by the coding sequence ATGAAGATACTTGTAGTCGGCGACATCTTCGGCAAAGTGGGACGGCGCATCCTTAAAACGAGCCTTGGAAACCTTTCGGCTATGACGAAGGCCGATTTCGTCATAGCCAACGCCGAGAATCTTGCTGGGGGGTTCGGGTTCACCCGGGAAATCCTGCCGGAAGTGTTTTCGGCGGGGGTGGACGCGGTGACCACCGGCAACCACGTGTGGGACAAGAAAGAAGCGCTGGACATCGTGAAGATGGACAGCCGTGTGCTTCGCCCGGCCAACTATCCCCCCACCGCCCCGGGGCGCGGATCGGCGGTGTTCACCACGAAAAGCGGCGCCAAACTTGGCGTATTAAACCTGATGGGACGGGTCTATATGGACGCGCTGGACTGCCCGTTCCGCCGGGCCGACGAGGAGCTTGAGAAGCTGAGGAAAGAGACGAACCTTATCATCGTGGACATGCACGCGGAGGCCACCTCCGAGAAAATGGCGATGGGGTATTATCTGGACGGGCGGGTTTCCGCCGTGCTGGGCACCCACACCCATGTGCAGACCGCCGACGAAAAACTTCTGCCCCGCGGCACGGCCTATATATCCGACGTGGGGATGACCGGCCCGTCACACTCCATCATCGGCGTGCGGGTGGACATCATTCTGAAACGTTTCCTTCAAAAACTCCCGGAGAAGTTCGAAGAAGCCCACGGCCCCGGCCAGTTGAACGCTGTGATCCTGGAGATAGACGACACGACGGGACTTGCGAAGGGGATAAAGAGAATACAGACGGAGGATGGGGCGGTGTGA
- the rny gene encoding ribonuclease Y: MEIAVYILVTAAAAFAAGFMARQVSGGKKSQELMTEANQALAHAKKEAETIHKEAQLEAKEIMLKSQVEFEHKITERKTEMEALEKRLLNREKILDKKIEQVDRQERDLSKKEVRVSEIEKKVSEKEQEYNRIIDDQITKLQEVAAMSVDEAKVELKERFAEESRLESAVIIKKIEEQAKAEGQERASKIIAQAIQRYSSDYVAENTVSVVDLPSDEMKGRIIGREGRNIRALEVATGVDLIIDDTPNAVILSCFDPVKREVARQSLARLIHDGRIHPGRIEDTVEKVTKEVNNQMREEGEKAVFELGLDGIHQEIIKILGRLKYRTSYSQNVLRHSIEVGYLSGIMAAELGQNVKLAKRAGLLHDLGKALDHNMEGTHTQIGADVARRYNEPKVVLNAIASHHEDVPAESVIAVLVAAADALSASRPGARREMLESYIKRMQKLEEIGNSFNGVDRTYAIQAGREVRVVVKPDAIKDSEAFFLAKDIAKKIEAELAYPGEIRVTVIRETRVTDFAR; this comes from the coding sequence GGTGTCCGGCGGGAAAAAGTCCCAAGAGTTGATGACGGAGGCCAATCAGGCGCTGGCCCATGCCAAAAAAGAGGCTGAGACCATCCACAAAGAGGCCCAGCTGGAAGCAAAAGAGATCATGCTAAAGTCCCAGGTGGAGTTCGAGCACAAGATCACCGAACGCAAGACAGAGATGGAAGCGCTTGAAAAGCGGCTTCTCAACCGCGAAAAGATTCTGGACAAGAAAATCGAGCAGGTTGACAGGCAGGAGCGCGACCTTTCAAAAAAAGAAGTGCGTGTGTCCGAGATTGAAAAGAAGGTGTCGGAAAAGGAACAGGAATATAACCGCATCATTGACGATCAGATAACCAAACTGCAGGAAGTGGCCGCCATGTCCGTTGACGAGGCCAAGGTGGAGCTAAAGGAGCGGTTCGCCGAGGAATCGCGGCTGGAATCGGCGGTCATCATCAAGAAAATCGAGGAACAGGCAAAGGCCGAAGGGCAGGAGAGGGCCAGCAAGATCATCGCCCAGGCGATCCAGCGCTACTCCTCCGATTATGTGGCGGAGAACACCGTTTCGGTGGTGGACCTGCCTTCCGACGAAATGAAAGGGCGCATCATCGGCCGCGAAGGGCGTAACATCCGCGCGCTGGAAGTGGCCACCGGGGTGGACCTGATCATTGACGACACTCCAAACGCGGTGATCCTTTCATGCTTTGACCCGGTTAAAAGGGAAGTGGCCAGGCAGTCTTTGGCCCGGCTTATCCACGACGGGCGCATCCATCCGGGAAGGATAGAGGACACCGTCGAAAAAGTGACCAAGGAAGTGAACAACCAGATGCGCGAAGAGGGGGAGAAGGCCGTCTTCGAGCTGGGGCTGGACGGCATCCACCAGGAAATCATAAAGATACTGGGAAGGCTGAAGTACCGCACAAGTTATTCGCAGAACGTGCTTCGCCATTCCATCGAGGTCGGATATCTGTCCGGGATCATGGCCGCCGAGCTTGGGCAAAACGTGAAGCTGGCCAAGCGCGCCGGTTTGCTGCACGACCTTGGAAAGGCGCTCGACCACAACATGGAAGGAACGCACACCCAGATCGGAGCCGACGTGGCCAGAAGGTACAACGAACCGAAGGTGGTGCTAAACGCCATAGCCAGCCATCACGAGGACGTGCCGGCCGAATCGGTGATCGCCGTGCTGGTGGCCGCCGCGGACGCTCTTTCCGCATCCCGCCCCGGAGCGCGGCGCGAGATGCTGGAAAGCTATATCAAGCGGATGCAGAAGCTTGAGGAAATCGGCAACTCCTTTAACGGGGTGGACAGGACATACGCCATACAGGCCGGGCGCGAAGTGCGCGTGGTGGTCAAGCCCGACGCGATCAAGGACAGCGAGGCTTTCTTCCTGGCCAAGGACATCGCCAAGAAGATCGAGGCGGAGCTGGCGTATCCGGGCGAAATACGGGTCACCGTGATCCGCGAGACCCGCGTGACCGACTTCGCCAGGTAA